The Stygiolobus azoricus genome window below encodes:
- a CDS encoding winged helix-turn-helix transcriptional regulator, protein MSGITQKALSTRLKELEALKLVKREVEQEPLRVYYSLTTEGRAVKNAIQILISVINLIDSEHKDAFLC, encoded by the coding sequence ATTAGCGGGATAACACAAAAGGCATTATCTACACGTTTAAAAGAGCTAGAAGCTCTTAAACTGGTAAAGAGAGAGGTAGAACAAGAACCTTTGAGAGTTTATTACTCTTTAACTACTGAAGGTAGGGCTGTAAAAAACGCTATCCAAATACTAATAAGTGTAATCAATCTCATTGATAGTGAACATAAAGACGCTTTCCTATGCTAA
- a CDS encoding nickel-dependent hydrogenase large subunit: protein MLTVNSHPLILDIVRRYGPSVLARVISRIVKVSLFHRLIEEGLDQFVPEKPTYKSVKQRDGRGFGLVEAARGALGHWVIIKDGKISNYQIVTPTQINMSPEDPWGNKGHSAKALIGVEVTDPRDPIEAYHIVRAQDPCLVCTVH, encoded by the coding sequence ATGTTAACTGTAAACTCTCATCCTCTAATTTTAGACATAGTGAGAAGATATGGACCAAGTGTATTAGCAAGAGTTATCTCGAGGATAGTTAAGGTATCATTATTTCACAGACTGATCGAGGAAGGGTTAGACCAGTTTGTGCCCGAGAAACCGACTTACAAAAGTGTTAAACAAAGAGACGGAAGGGGCTTCGGTCTAGTTGAAGCTGCAAGAGGAGCACTGGGACATTGGGTGATCATAAAAGACGGGAAGATAAGTAATTACCAGATTGTTACACCCACCCAAATAAACATGAGCCCTGAAGATCCTTGGGGTAATAAAGGTCACTCAGCGAAAGCGTTAATTGGGGTTGAAGTGACAGATCCAAGAGATCCTATAGAAGCTTATCACATAGTTAGAGCACAAGATCCGTGTCTAGTTTGTACCGTGCATTAG
- a CDS encoding DUF3211 domain-containing protein, with product MRLEYSVTTTHTPDALREILSDPNFVLPKIFRSIKEIRSEGSSFSGTANYLGIKHYFQGNVYSSYNKVTYVFQIRRDKDSASGKLTFNINADGRLDISLEYSGFMEKGATILLKKWIGSFISNINEEIRLERIRRKI from the coding sequence ATGAGGCTCGAGTATTCTGTTACGACTACTCACACCCCTGATGCACTCAGGGAAATCTTGTCTGATCCGAATTTCGTCCTTCCCAAAATTTTTAGGTCTATAAAGGAAATACGAAGCGAGGGTTCTTCCTTCTCCGGTACGGCGAACTATTTAGGCATCAAACACTATTTTCAAGGTAATGTATACTCTTCTTACAATAAAGTCACATATGTATTTCAAATCAGAAGGGATAAAGATAGCGCTTCAGGAAAATTGACCTTTAACATAAATGCTGATGGGAGGTTAGATATATCACTGGAGTATAGCGGTTTTATGGAAAAAGGAGCTACAATTCTCTTAAAAAAATGGATAGGGAGTTTTATCTCTAATATCAACGAAGAAATAAGATTAGAGAGGATAAGAAGAAAAATATAG
- a CDS encoding D-glucuronyl C5-epimerase family protein, translated as MISNSITLLDDKEKLVKPPTVKKELQRFPLDYVFKDILRRCESYFDWISGGFEKEPKFVSPEVLRLFLKFNDSYHQSMVFITLDNAIEHLWDNGFYLFSKSVDWKEPYRAKMADFNASMVSLLLEAYKVFKDDNYLDYAIRTGEFLKSLTRDDGLIMNGIAFDKLDQRPFLHVNALVLEAFYSLKDYEDFSERAKLLQESLSGAKHHRIDNYK; from the coding sequence ATGATCTCTAATTCCATTACACTTTTAGATGATAAGGAAAAATTAGTTAAACCGCCCACTGTCAAGAAAGAGTTACAAAGGTTCCCTCTGGATTATGTATTTAAAGATATATTGAGGAGGTGTGAAAGTTACTTTGACTGGATCTCTGGGGGTTTTGAAAAAGAGCCGAAATTTGTGTCCCCAGAGGTCTTGAGGCTTTTCCTTAAATTTAATGACTCCTACCACCAATCTATGGTTTTTATAACCCTAGACAACGCAATAGAGCACTTATGGGACAACGGGTTCTACCTCTTCTCTAAGAGCGTCGATTGGAAAGAGCCTTATAGGGCTAAAATGGCTGATTTCAATGCAAGTATGGTTTCCCTACTTCTCGAGGCTTACAAGGTCTTTAAGGACGATAATTATTTAGATTACGCAATTAGGACTGGGGAGTTCCTCAAATCACTAACAAGGGATGATGGACTAATCATGAACGGCATAGCTTTTGACAAACTTGATCAAAGACCCTTTTTGCATGTTAACGCTCTCGTTTTAGAGGCTTTCTATAGCTTGAAAGATTATGAGGACTTTTCGGAAAGGGCTAAACTGCTTCAAGAGTCTCTTTCCGGAGCTAAACACCACAGAATTGACAATTATAAATAA
- a CDS encoding (Fe-S)-binding protein, giving the protein MVNTETTHSFGKLSLASISSTISHEVVMSLIYYAIIKGGLINSLYSLYLLCNRYPIVIIASNTKESGNALGISKDQWTLAATNAGLPIDKRGAEVLYIPSPLEIKDQENLANVASVMSNLGVSYTVSSSISDPGYYAYMVGDFETARKVYTNIAEISKTLGIKKIVVTDGTAYFWLRWQGPKSTRLELPIPVEHITQTVYERYKAGTVKLKKADVDTPVTVHYSEFLSRLGGVEEPPRELMRLIAPQFKEPKVSPSSDKLYTCGHMLELFDEKKDTLKKVREYVMAQLNKWEGRTVVVFDPNCKLSLENGVKDNQGNFKVVNITSLLNKAIVK; this is encoded by the coding sequence ATGGTTAATACCGAGACTACTCACTCCTTTGGAAAACTCTCACTAGCTTCTATATCTTCAACTATTTCCCACGAAGTCGTCATGAGCTTAATTTATTACGCGATTATTAAGGGTGGACTGATAAATTCTCTCTACTCCCTTTACCTTTTATGTAACAGATATCCCATTGTTATCATAGCAAGTAACACTAAGGAAAGCGGAAATGCGCTGGGTATAAGTAAAGACCAATGGACTCTAGCTGCGACTAATGCAGGACTACCGATAGATAAGAGAGGTGCCGAAGTACTCTACATACCTTCACCGTTAGAGATAAAGGACCAGGAGAACTTAGCCAATGTAGCCTCTGTAATGTCAAATCTCGGAGTTAGTTACACCGTCAGCTCTTCAATTTCAGATCCAGGCTATTATGCCTACATGGTAGGAGACTTCGAAACAGCTAGAAAGGTCTATACTAATATAGCAGAAATTTCAAAAACTTTAGGAATAAAGAAAATAGTGGTTACGGACGGTACGGCGTACTTCTGGTTGAGATGGCAAGGACCTAAGAGCACAAGGTTAGAACTACCAATTCCAGTTGAACACATAACCCAGACGGTATACGAGAGGTATAAAGCAGGAACGGTAAAGCTAAAGAAAGCCGATGTGGATACTCCAGTCACTGTTCATTATTCAGAGTTTCTAAGCAGGTTAGGAGGAGTTGAAGAACCGCCAAGGGAGTTAATGAGGCTCATCGCTCCACAGTTTAAAGAACCCAAAGTTTCACCCTCATCGGATAAATTATACACTTGTGGACATATGCTAGAACTGTTTGACGAAAAGAAAGATACGTTAAAGAAGGTCAGAGAATATGTTATGGCGCAGCTAAATAAGTGGGAGGGAAGGACCGTCGTAGTGTTCGACCCCAATTGCAAGTTATCGCTTGAAAATGGAGTTAAGGATAATCAAGGGAATTTTAAGGTAGTAAATATCACTAGTCTACTTAACAAGGCGATTGTGAAATGA
- a CDS encoding hydrogenase maturation protease, which yields MKRIAIVGVGNRIMGDDGLGSYLAQAMQGNVEGADVIDLGSAGVNAIDYLKEYDIIIILDAVAVDQEGVYVSEEKIDEEDADQVTSTVLDMQISGSHGMGIQSILFILKLMGYNPKIFIIGHRPYVLEPMNGISEKLKEKVPQILDALKDVLKPYNVKIDKERVLKNFEEVISSDRPF from the coding sequence ATGAAGAGGATAGCTATAGTGGGTGTGGGTAATAGGATAATGGGTGATGACGGCCTAGGTTCGTATTTGGCACAAGCTATGCAGGGCAACGTAGAAGGTGCTGATGTAATAGATCTGGGCAGTGCCGGAGTAAATGCGATAGACTACCTGAAAGAATACGACATAATTATTATCCTCGACGCAGTAGCGGTAGATCAAGAAGGTGTTTATGTTTCTGAGGAAAAAATTGATGAAGAGGATGCAGATCAGGTTACGTCAACGGTCTTGGACATGCAAATTTCTGGATCCCACGGTATGGGGATCCAGAGTATTCTTTTTATCCTGAAACTAATGGGCTACAACCCTAAAATTTTCATTATAGGACATAGACCCTACGTCTTAGAACCTATGAACGGAATTTCAGAGAAGTTAAAGGAGAAAGTACCCCAAATACTTGATGCACTTAAAGATGTATTGAAGCCCTATAATGTTAAGATAGATAAAGAAAGAGTGTTAAAGAATTTTGAGGAGGTGATTAGCTCTGATAGACCTTTCTAG